Genomic DNA from Cydia splendana chromosome 14, ilCydSple1.2, whole genome shotgun sequence:
tgtatttatagttAAACTTATGGccttatggcattcagtgggtagtaattaaaaatgtgatttatgtttacccgaatatttgttaattaatctgTCGGTAGTGGCGAAAATTACCCTTCTCTGATACCCGCCAATTCtaatgatgaaaaagtataaatgtaattTACCATGGGGTGGAAGATTCATTCTCGCTCTGGCGCTTgaaccggtaacattgagtaggaaggcttactgcttgttagttaagaatgtcgaagtaagaacttagagtaaaataaaggtaactgattgtacgaaggactttgattcatcacatatgatcacgcgccatgttgcggaatttcactggaactattttttttcatactatactgaactgtcacctgTCACctatatacacggtgtggcctgtaacatgagcaaagaattaaaacatagattgtactcctcaaacggtgacacttttgttcaacaacttttaaaaattatgaagtatttagactccctatttttcatacaaaataaatataatcttcaatggacgccatcgccacgccatattattgtgattaacgttgcttgtcacgccttaaacataacaaaattcgcaatacattgcgtcttagaataaactttaaagtgtaataaaaatcaaaccacaagttatttttaaaagtagctgaacaaatgttggtcagtatgaggagtacagcctacagttaaattttttgctcatgttacaggccacacccggtataagaataacagcgcccccttgacaatgatcataaatgtattactggtcaggctttctTTTAAAAAGTTCAGTGAAACTCGGCGCGAGTCGGGttgtagttcgtttttttagcattagaaaaagactacgcgatcttgacgtgtcttttaattgaaaaccgattttttaaaatcagtaactattaccaaactattacttatgaaagcaaaagaatgtaaataaacgtatatgattcataattctgatttaaactttcacgattgttaaacattatcaaactgcactcgggacttaatcgcgtatttaagttttaaaatttacctccgacgtttcgaggacggcgttgtccccgtggtctcgaagAAGGCGTCCagagtgcagtttgataatgattcataattgttacatatttgccgtgacttttatttttcaagtgtttttcaataaaaagacaggtcaagattgtttaccttttttttaatgctaaaataaacgaACTATAAAATCGGACCAAGTTAACCCTGCATGTCATATGTAttgacaaagtgtggcaatgtcatcattaatgtaaaatttctatgaattttttaagagcccatcaacgtgcacactagcgccaagaaaagggggccgctacgtactgtattttgttgtatttaagtaccttttgaatacatcaaactagtttttatgttgctgcgtccgtcaatctatgcgtccaaagttaaaacggccgttttgttttgagttcatagatcgacgaatccagcaacataaaaactagtttgatgtattcaaaaggtacttaaatacaaaatacagcaAGTAggggcccccttttttaaatatctttcattaaatttaaattatcacgattggcagtggcgctagtgtgcacgttgatgggctcttaagtttATATTGACACTCGGAGTTTACAACGACATTATTCAGTTTGTATTAATGTTATAAGAAATTTCAACATTCCATCTTATATTATATTCAGTCATAATTCTGTTTTCGGTACGGTGACCTCATTAgtcattaaatatatattaaaatttattaccTTAAAATACATTATATGGTTACTTACACACAAGACTCTCACGTGTCTAAAGTATCTTGCTAAATTGAACTCTATTGTAATACCTTTTAGGTTTACTTTACATTGGTCGTGCTCTTAGCAGATCTGACAAGAGTAAAAGTTAAATGCAAATATAATACTAATTAAGctaacagatgtagtgcataattgttttccttcttattttctcggaaacgttcgtatttgtcatgctacttcagtcaacctcagtactttttgtaccgagactgactgaaatagcaagacacgttcgaacgtttccgtgaaaatatgaagcaaaacaattatgcactacatctgttagcttaattagtattatatttgcattttgatgcactacatctgtataatcTTTAGTTTACATCTAGTATTTACAAAATGCTAGGGGGAGGTTCATATCTTGACCTTTTTTCCAActtgagggcctaccgcgaagcacgttcgacgtgttgcctccctgtcacacttacgtacgaatttacaagtgaaacagagaggcaacacgtcgaacgggGTTCGCGGTTGGCCCTCTGTTCCCCGCACGAAAGAGTTAGTTGAAAAGGTGTCTGTTGTAGAAAAGTCTAAGAAACGTTCGTGATTTAATGTTGACATCCAAACTAGGCGCCATTTTTAACTGAATTGTTAAAGAGTTCCCGCATAAAGTACGGAGCtctacagcgccatctacattaGCTGAGAACTGTCTTAGAGTTTATGTACACCATGTATTTTCAACACGCCGTGCCACCACGCAAACGAACTGCTCCGTGGAATGATAAAAACACGTTGGCGCCGCGTGAAAAAATCCGATGTGCACAAACCATTAGACtttaggccggagccccactgctgcgcacgctatgtacacgacccacgttcctatacaaaatttcgtgggcttgcccacggtttgtattaaaacgtgggccgtgtaCATAGCGGTGGGGCTCCGGCCTTACACTACACATGTTACAAACAGCTACCACtctttaactgtccatcggtggacctttatgccttttgtaataaggtttacgaattgtCAGTTAACAATCAATGAATCTTTGCCCGTACTCTACGATGACTTCTTTTTCACTGGCCCTTTACACCTACAACACAGCTGACCGTCTTTCGTCTTTTTAAAATGCAAATTAAACTCCTGTTTAAATATCTTCCTATACATAGACTCTTTCACAGGCATCGCATTCTCTTTACTACACTCATTAAAATACATTGTATACATCTGTTTTATACTCAAACTTGGATCTAGATACTGTTTTTTTCTAGAAAACTGCTTAATTTGCTTCCCATCTAATGTGTTGAAAGATAATATGTGGTTTCTTACCTTATCTTTTATTTCTTGGGGCATAGCATGCGCACTGGCCTGATTCAGACCCCTACCGTCTGGCTTCGGAATGTTCATCTCAGATTTAGTTAAATGCACGTTGTAGACCGGCTTTTGAGATATAGCTAATGTTCCTAAGTAGAAATTCTTACATACCGTGTATCTAACAGCTCTAACTAGGAAGAAATATTTAAATGAGTACCTTCTTTTGCGATCAGCGTCTAACTTACTATGTTTTACATAGTTTCTTTCAGTTGTGTTAAGCAAAAAGTGTTTCTTTTCATTAGCATTTAAGGAATAGAATGCTTTGAAGATGTGTTCTCTGTCTGTATCATCTATTCTCTCGTTACATTTGTATTTGCAGGTTTTGAGGCAGTCTTTGGTGTTTCTGACCTGTCTTTCTGGGACATATTTGCCCCGGCGACTGATATAGGCTTCTCCCCGTTGGTGCTTCAGTTTTCTGACGTTGCAGGCCCATTGATTAGGGTTAGGAACCAAACTTCTTGACCTTTTGGTTATGTTTTCAATCTGGATTTGTATTGAGTGATGTGTTATTTCCAGTTCTTCTGGTTTGCATCTGGAAAGTTAATATGAGAAGAAaggtttttgaaaaaatacctaAGAGTTAAATATATGAAGCTATGTTAATAGATTTGCTGTTTGTAAATATTATATCAAGAgttaatttatgtatttaagaCTGTCCTCCCTCTGCCAACTCTGCCCTTGACtcaataatttgtacattttcgggtagttataacatttattggtcggatccaggcggttttgtatttggttggtggTTTTGATCTGTTACTGAATGACCTGACTTtaaaacctacattatttgatcgtgtaatgttttcatctccttaagccagttgagggtagattttgcttacttttattcaaatacctaaagatacagactatagttcaATTGTACGTAGAGAAGTTCTtgttttttaaatgtacttaggttaggtatgtatttattttttgtattttttatttttttatatgagtgattattttattttatttattggagaaacaacaggggcccatttctcgaacgatattagtctaatattattagtgtgttgtcatggcaacccatacgatttgacagttcgtggactaataatattagtctgataccgttcgagaaatgggccccagaaGTATGCGACAGCATAATAGGTTACAttgttaggtacatatattac
This window encodes:
- the LOC134797032 gene encoding uncharacterized protein LOC134797032, whose product is MEQMQTSTGQVLPHIVQVYQPTITDTKIQSRQIIHLSHPPLTSQSNVYQQTMSEPLHMPSQHIAHEISQIQTTQNLVMSCQQTHLQSFALTGQMSSQVLQPSAPLQITSHVILPQAAMFKQHMLVNSVQQQYYSYEAYQKDDEAAFQKDCVAKVEPGLPAINDKQIECKPEELEITHHSIQIQIENITKRSRSLVPNPNQWACNVRKLKHQRGEAYISRRGKYVPERQVRNTKDCLKTCKYKCNERIDDTDREHIFKAFYSLNANEKKHFLLNTTERNYVKHSKLDADRKRRYSFKYFFLVRAVRYTVCKNFYLGTLAISQKPVYNVHLTKSEMNIPKPDGRGLNQASAHAMPQEIKDKVRNHILSFNTLDGKQIKQFSRKKQYLDPSLSIKQMYTMYFNECSKENAMPVKESMYRKIFKQEFNLHFKKTKDGQLCCRCKGPVKKKSS